One Candidatus Binataceae bacterium genomic region harbors:
- a CDS encoding glycogen/starch/alpha-glucan phosphorylase, which produces MAGGFSEIKTGRTDNRELVRELVEHHVRFTLAKRRFEMQRHDWYRVVALAVRDLLIERMVRTSARLDRDKRKRLYYLSMEFLIGRSLQNNLHNLGVMEWCRAALAEQGVDLQALFEEEPDAALGNGGLGRLAACFLDSMATLNLAGYGYGINYEFGLFRQEIREGYQHERPDNWQRETSPWLVARPEAACRIPVYGHIEHRTDRWGQYRPVWAERRELIGVPSDLPISGYGGQTVNFVRLYSARSSDEFDMQIFNNGDYVKAVEQKILSESISKVLYPSDAVQAGRELRVVQEYFFVACAVGDIVRNFIARGEELEALPETVAIQLNDTHPALAIAELMRLLVDVYQMRWEQAWEICVATFAYTNHTLLPEALEHWPASLLERVVPRHFQIICEIDRRFQEQVTLALGYDSQRIARMAIVEPGGERRVRMAHLAIVGSHSVNGVSELHSQLLKQRLAADFHALWPERFSNQTNGVTQRRWLLIANPGLSSLLDQTIGQGWRTELEQLAGLERYAEDGEFQLRLNAVKRENKERLATLVNRLTQIDVDPASMFDIQAKRIHEYKRQLLMALGIIHQYLTLVEDGIEPAAPRTFLLAGKAAPGYREARMIIKLINNLAEVINSDPRTRGLLKVAFLPDYRVSLAENIFPAADLSEQISTAGMEASGTGNMKFAMNGALTVGTLDGANVEIRDAVGADNIFIFGLTAEQISELMHGDYQPRLSYESDPRVRRLVDELGSDRFCPREPGLFGALRDLLLERDRYFHLADLGAYLEVQAIVGQQFTDRQVWTRKAILNIARIGRFSSDRTVSQYARQIWRMLPP; this is translated from the coding sequence GTGGCAGGCGGTTTTTCAGAGATTAAGACCGGGCGCACCGACAACCGTGAGCTGGTGCGCGAGCTAGTCGAGCATCACGTCCGCTTTACTCTGGCCAAGCGCCGGTTCGAGATGCAGCGACACGACTGGTACCGGGTGGTGGCGCTGGCGGTGCGCGATCTTTTGATCGAGCGGATGGTGCGCACTAGCGCGCGGCTGGATCGGGACAAGCGCAAGCGGCTGTATTACCTGTCGATGGAGTTCCTCATCGGCCGTTCGCTGCAAAACAATCTGCATAATTTGGGCGTCATGGAATGGTGCCGCGCGGCTTTGGCCGAGCAGGGGGTGGACTTGCAGGCGCTATTCGAAGAAGAGCCCGACGCGGCGCTGGGTAACGGCGGCCTGGGACGATTGGCGGCTTGTTTTCTGGACTCGATGGCGACGCTGAACTTGGCGGGGTACGGCTACGGGATCAACTACGAGTTCGGCCTCTTCCGCCAAGAAATTCGCGAGGGCTATCAGCATGAACGGCCCGATAACTGGCAACGCGAAACCTCGCCCTGGCTGGTAGCCCGGCCCGAAGCGGCCTGTCGGATCCCGGTTTACGGCCATATCGAGCATCGCACCGATCGTTGGGGCCAGTACCGGCCGGTATGGGCGGAGCGGCGCGAGCTTATCGGGGTGCCCTCGGACCTACCTATTTCGGGTTACGGCGGCCAGACCGTCAATTTCGTCCGGCTCTATTCGGCACGCTCCTCGGACGAGTTCGACATGCAAATCTTCAACAACGGCGACTACGTCAAGGCGGTCGAGCAGAAAATCCTCTCCGAGAGCATTTCCAAGGTGCTCTACCCCTCTGACGCGGTTCAGGCTGGGCGCGAGCTACGAGTGGTGCAGGAGTACTTCTTTGTCGCCTGCGCGGTGGGTGACATCGTGCGCAACTTCATCGCGCGCGGCGAAGAGCTGGAGGCCTTGCCGGAGACCGTCGCAATTCAGCTCAACGATACCCATCCGGCGCTGGCCATCGCCGAACTGATGCGGCTGTTGGTAGACGTCTACCAGATGCGCTGGGAGCAGGCCTGGGAGATCTGCGTGGCCACCTTCGCTTACACCAACCACACCCTGCTGCCCGAGGCACTGGAGCATTGGCCGGCCAGTTTGCTGGAACGGGTGGTGCCGCGTCACTTCCAAATCATCTGCGAAATCGATCGCCGCTTTCAGGAGCAGGTTACCCTTGCCTTAGGTTACGATTCCCAGCGCATCGCGCGCATGGCGATCGTCGAGCCCGGCGGCGAGCGGCGGGTGCGGATGGCACACTTGGCGATCGTCGGCAGCCACAGCGTCAACGGGGTCTCGGAGCTGCATTCACAACTGCTCAAGCAACGCCTGGCCGCCGACTTTCACGCCCTGTGGCCCGAGCGCTTCTCCAACCAGACCAACGGCGTGACTCAGCGGCGCTGGCTGCTGATCGCCAATCCGGGTCTGAGCAGTTTGCTCGATCAGACCATCGGCCAGGGCTGGCGTACCGAGCTGGAGCAACTGGCGGGCCTGGAGCGCTATGCCGAGGACGGGGAGTTTCAGCTCCGTCTAAACGCCGTTAAGCGCGAGAACAAAGAGCGGCTGGCCACGCTGGTCAATCGCTTGACCCAAATCGACGTCGATCCGGCGTCGATGTTCGACATCCAGGCCAAACGCATCCACGAGTACAAGCGCCAGCTTCTGATGGCGCTGGGAATCATCCATCAGTACTTGACGCTGGTGGAAGATGGGATCGAACCGGCGGCACCGCGAACTTTTTTGCTGGCTGGCAAGGCCGCGCCTGGCTACCGGGAAGCCCGCATGATCATCAAGCTCATCAACAACCTGGCCGAGGTGATCAATAGCGATCCGCGCACCCGCGGTTTACTCAAGGTCGCCTTCTTGCCCGATTACCGGGTCTCGTTGGCCGAGAATATTTTCCCGGCCGCCGATCTCTCGGAGCAAATCTCCACCGCCGGAATGGAGGCCTCGGGCACCGGCAACATGAAGTTCGCCATGAACGGGGCGTTGACCGTGGGCACGCTGGACGGAGCCAATGTCGAAATTCGGGACGCGGTGGGCGCGGACAACATTTTCATCTTTGGCCTGACCGCCGAGCAGATAAGTGAGCTGATGCACGGCGATTACCAGCCCCGGCTGAGCTACGAGAGCGATCCGCGCGTGCGCCGACTGGTGGACGAGTTGGGTTCCGATCGTTTCTGTCCGCGCGAGCCGGGGCTGTTTGGCGCGCTGCGCGATCTGCTGCTGGAGCGCGACCGCTATTTTCATCTGGCCGATTTAGGGGCCTATCTCGAAGTTCAGGCCATCGTCGGTCAGCAGTTCACGGATCGGCAAGTTTGGACGCGCAAGGCGATTTTGAACATCGCGCGCATTGGCCGCTTCTCCAGTGATCGCACGGTGAGTCAGTATGCTCGCCAAATTTGGCGCATGCTGCCGCCCTGA
- a CDS encoding NAD(P) transhydrogenase subunit alpha, which translates to MPPGFISNLYVFVLAGFVGFEVIRRVSPLLHTPLMALTNALDAIVVVAAIIIAGRQGTKLSAALGAVAVAAAFSNMVGGFLITDRMLRMFKLSGRKDQ; encoded by the coding sequence GTGCCACCAGGGTTCATTTCAAACCTGTATGTCTTCGTGCTGGCGGGCTTCGTCGGCTTCGAAGTTATTCGGCGGGTTTCCCCGCTGCTTCACACCCCGTTGATGGCGTTGACCAACGCCCTGGACGCGATCGTAGTGGTCGCCGCGATCATCATCGCCGGTCGACAAGGCACCAAATTGTCGGCCGCGCTGGGCGCGGTGGCGGTTGCCGCCGCCTTCAGCAACATGGTGGGCGGATTTCTGATTACCGACCGCATGCTACGGATGTTCAAACTCAGTGGACGCAAAGACCAATGA
- a CDS encoding NAD(P)(+) transhydrogenase (Re/Si-specific) subunit beta, with protein sequence MMANLSDFAYIVAIALFILSLRWLSSPATARRGVLAGEIGAALALITTFFNPELVQFKWIIVALIVGAGIGVPLGMVQMTAVPQRTAMSHAFGALAAAVIGIAEYYLRAPAIDKFEMTEIALEVIIGSLSFTGSLIAAGKLQEWLPQRPIVYRGQNYVSLSVLGAAIVLAIVMVFHPGYTALFPLIVLISLGFGVLLVTPIGGADMPTVISLLNSYVGFTAALLGFVLNSKVLVVAGALDGASGFILSVIMCKAMNRSFTNVMFGAFGQLQVVAGGKQEERSVRSATPEEAAAILEAANYVMVVPGYGMAVAQAQHRVREFYDVLTKRGVTVKFAIHPVAGRMPGHMNVLLAEADIPYDKLLDLDEANSDLPQVDVALIIGANDVTNPAARDSPGSPIYGMPIIDVDKARTVMVIKRSMSPGFAGIDNELYYLDKTLMLFGDAKNFVGNIVRELTGGGGH encoded by the coding sequence ATGATGGCCAATCTGTCGGACTTCGCCTATATCGTCGCCATCGCGCTGTTCATCTTATCGCTGCGCTGGTTGAGTTCGCCCGCTACCGCGCGACGCGGAGTGCTGGCGGGTGAAATCGGCGCCGCGCTGGCCCTGATCACCACCTTTTTCAATCCCGAGCTGGTTCAGTTCAAATGGATCATCGTGGCGCTCATCGTGGGGGCGGGCATCGGTGTTCCATTAGGTATGGTTCAGATGACCGCGGTGCCGCAGCGAACCGCGATGAGCCATGCCTTCGGTGCGCTGGCCGCCGCGGTTATCGGAATTGCCGAGTACTACCTGCGCGCGCCCGCGATCGACAAGTTCGAGATGACGGAAATCGCCCTGGAAGTGATCATCGGATCGCTGAGTTTCACGGGCAGCTTGATCGCCGCCGGCAAATTGCAGGAGTGGTTGCCGCAGCGCCCGATCGTCTATCGCGGACAAAATTACGTCAGCCTGTCGGTGCTGGGAGCCGCCATTGTGTTGGCAATCGTAATGGTCTTCCATCCCGGCTATACCGCCCTCTTTCCGCTGATCGTGCTGATATCGCTGGGTTTCGGCGTATTGTTGGTGACTCCGATCGGCGGAGCCGACATGCCCACCGTCATCTCCCTCCTCAATTCCTACGTCGGCTTCACCGCCGCGCTGCTGGGCTTCGTGCTCAATAGCAAGGTCCTAGTGGTGGCCGGCGCGCTGGACGGCGCCTCGGGTTTCATCCTGTCGGTGATCATGTGCAAGGCGATGAACCGCTCCTTCACCAACGTGATGTTCGGCGCCTTCGGCCAACTCCAGGTCGTCGCCGGAGGTAAGCAGGAGGAGCGCAGCGTGCGCAGCGCCACTCCCGAGGAGGCGGCCGCCATCCTGGAGGCGGCCAACTACGTGATGGTGGTGCCAGGCTACGGCATGGCGGTGGCCCAAGCGCAGCATCGGGTGCGCGAATTCTACGACGTGCTGACCAAGCGCGGAGTCACGGTGAAGTTCGCGATCCATCCGGTGGCGGGCCGCATGCCCGGACACATGAACGTGTTGCTGGCCGAAGCCGATATCCCTTACGATAAGCTGCTCGATCTGGACGAGGCCAACTCAGACCTGCCGCAGGTTGACGTGGCTTTGATCATCGGCGCCAACGACGTAACCAATCCGGCCGCGCGCGACAGTCCAGGCAGCCCTATCTACGGCATGCCCATCATCGACGTGGACAAGGCACGCACGGTGATGGTGATCAAGCGCAGCATGAGCCCCGGCTTCGCCGGCATCGACAACGAGCTGTACTACCTGGACAAGACCCTGATGCTCTTTGGCGACGCCAAGAACTTCGTGGGTAACATCGTGCGCGAGCTGACCGGGGGCGGCGGCCATTAG
- a CDS encoding CvpA family protein has protein sequence MNGLDVAIVVVAVLGAFYGLGRGVLRMATSLVSLGAAFYLASLYYLRVGDLAAGELHLSPPVAAVIGFVIVFFAIFVVVELAGSIVARLVRTVHLSWIDRLIGAAAGCALTLLMAGFALMLATAVLPAQAPLLRNSTLAPRALSFAQGLVSFVPPEVEALYQRKREQLERYWLSGGHQKN, from the coding sequence ATGAACGGGCTTGACGTGGCGATCGTGGTGGTGGCGGTGTTGGGGGCTTTTTACGGCTTGGGCCGCGGAGTTCTGCGCATGGCGACATCGCTTGTCTCGCTGGGCGCGGCTTTCTACCTGGCCTCGCTGTATTACCTGCGGGTAGGCGACCTGGCCGCGGGTGAGCTGCACCTCAGCCCGCCGGTAGCCGCTGTGATCGGCTTCGTCATAGTGTTCTTTGCCATCTTCGTCGTGGTCGAGCTGGCTGGCTCAATCGTGGCCCGCCTGGTCCGCACCGTCCATCTGTCGTGGATCGATCGCCTGATTGGAGCCGCCGCCGGCTGTGCCCTGACCCTGCTGATGGCAGGGTTTGCCTTGATGCTGGCGACGGCGGTATTGCCGGCGCAAGCGCCCTTGCTGCGCAACTCTACGCTCGCTCCACGAGCGCTGTCTTTTGCCCAAGGGCTGGTCAGCTTTGTTCCTCCCGAGGTCGAAGCGCTCTACCAGCGCAAGCGCGAGCAACTGGAACGCTACTGGCTGTCGGGCGGCCACCAGAAGAACTAA
- a CDS encoding Re/Si-specific NAD(P)(+) transhydrogenase subunit alpha — MIVGVPKESYPGERRVAMVPATVPALIKAGCEVLIEAGAGAAAGYPDNEFVAKGAKVAGSRAELFAHAEMILQVLCHGANDRTGEADLPLLRPGQFLIGFVRPLNSPATVAQIAATGATAFSVELMPRITRSQSMDALSAMATVCGYKAVIQAADALPRFFPMLTTAAGTITPARVLVLGAGVAGLQAIATARRLGAVVSGYDVRSAVKEQIQSVGGRFVELPLEVGQAQDERGYAQAQEESFYRRQRELLTRVVAENDVVISTAVVPGKQAPVLITADMVERMAPGSVIVDLAAERGGNCELTKPNAITVAHGVTIIGLFNLASTVPYHASQMYARNLATFIAHLLKDGKLHLDLNDEITRETLVSRDGAVVNERIRSLLASAAPQEAL; from the coding sequence ATGATTGTAGGCGTACCCAAGGAATCCTATCCCGGTGAGCGGCGGGTCGCGATGGTGCCTGCTACCGTACCGGCGCTGATTAAAGCAGGCTGTGAAGTACTGATCGAGGCTGGCGCGGGAGCTGCTGCCGGCTATCCTGACAACGAGTTCGTGGCCAAAGGGGCCAAGGTAGCGGGTTCGCGCGCCGAGCTCTTTGCCCACGCCGAGATGATTCTTCAAGTCCTGTGTCACGGCGCCAACGATCGCACTGGCGAGGCCGATCTGCCCTTGCTACGCCCGGGGCAATTTCTCATCGGTTTTGTCCGCCCGCTCAATTCTCCCGCCACAGTGGCGCAGATCGCCGCGACCGGAGCCACTGCGTTTTCGGTCGAGCTGATGCCTCGCATCACACGCAGCCAAAGCATGGACGCGCTATCCGCGATGGCGACGGTGTGCGGCTACAAGGCCGTCATCCAAGCCGCCGACGCGCTGCCGCGCTTCTTTCCGATGCTGACCACGGCAGCGGGCACCATCACACCCGCGCGGGTGCTGGTGCTGGGGGCGGGGGTCGCGGGCTTGCAAGCAATTGCCACCGCGCGCCGGCTGGGAGCAGTGGTGTCGGGCTACGACGTGCGCAGCGCGGTCAAGGAGCAAATTCAGAGCGTGGGCGGCCGCTTTGTGGAACTGCCCTTGGAGGTCGGCCAGGCTCAGGACGAGCGGGGCTACGCCCAGGCTCAGGAAGAATCGTTCTACCGCCGCCAGCGCGAGTTGCTCACGCGCGTAGTCGCGGAAAACGACGTGGTAATCTCGACCGCGGTAGTGCCGGGCAAGCAAGCCCCGGTGCTGATAACCGCCGACATGGTCGAACGGATGGCGCCGGGGTCGGTAATTGTGGATTTGGCCGCCGAGCGCGGCGGCAATTGCGAGCTGACCAAGCCCAACGCGATTACGGTGGCTCATGGCGTGACAATCATCGGCCTGTTCAATCTGGCCAGCACGGTGCCTTATCATGCAAGCCAGATGTATGCGCGCAACTTGGCCACCTTCATCGCCCACCTGCTCAAGGACGGCAAGCTGCACCTGGACCTAAACGACGAGATCACGCGCGAGACCCTGGTAAGCCGCGACGGCGCGGTGGTCAACGAACGCATCCGCAGCCTGCTGGCTTCGGCGGCGCCCCAGGAGGCGCTCTAA